A single Fusobacterium hominis DNA region contains:
- a CDS encoding ABC transporter substrate-binding protein, with protein sequence MKKLIILLAIILSTFTFAIEKNYKYKKIISMSMASDELLYALVSKDRILALSGNSDKNEMRSALWNKINDFNQVKDNVEQIMALEPDLVIVPNWIKKTVISQLEDAGINIYVYDTPSNFQEEKNLIKELSCLLEVKNIGARIIKDMDTRLLAIQQKIKKSGKPCPRVLEYSHYGSTNGKGSMFDDMLSNIYCKNIANEIGIYRFAKISKELVIDLNPEIILIPIWDSTSAKNCSKFFTFIKNDKSLAEVDAIKNNKVYAIPGKYVYMYSQYIIDGMEEIANSIYELK encoded by the coding sequence ATGAAAAAACTAATTATTTTACTGGCTATAATTTTATCAACATTTACATTTGCAATTGAGAAAAACTACAAATATAAGAAAATTATATCTATGTCTATGGCAAGTGATGAACTTTTATATGCTCTTGTTAGCAAGGATAGAATTTTGGCTCTAAGTGGCAATTCTGATAAAAATGAAATGAGATCTGCTCTTTGGAATAAAATAAATGATTTTAACCAAGTAAAAGATAATGTTGAGCAAATCATGGCTTTAGAGCCTGATTTAGTTATTGTTCCCAATTGGATTAAAAAAACTGTTATTTCACAACTTGAAGATGCCGGTATTAATATATATGTTTATGACACTCCTTCTAATTTTCAAGAAGAAAAAAATTTGATTAAAGAACTTTCTTGTCTATTGGAAGTTAAAAATATAGGTGCTCGTATAATAAAAGATATGGATACACGACTTTTAGCTATACAACAAAAAATAAAAAAATCTGGCAAACCTTGTCCTAGAGTTCTTGAATACTCTCATTACGGAAGTACAAATGGAAAAGGAAGTATGTTTGATGATATGCTTTCAAACATATATTGTAAAAATATTGCTAATGAAATAGGTATCTATCGATTTGCTAAAATCTCTAAAGAGTTAGTTATTGATCTCAATCCAGAGATAATTTTAATTCCTATATGGGACTCAACTAGTGCTAAAAATTGTAGTAAATTTTTTACATTTATAAAAAATGATAAAAGCTTAGCTGAAGTAGATGCTATTAAGAATAATAAAGTCTATGCTATCCCAGGAAAATATGTCTATATGTACTCTCAATATATAATCGATGGTATGGAAGAAATAGCTAATTCTATATATGAATTAAAATAA
- a CDS encoding M20/M25/M40 family metallo-hydrolase yields the protein MDKFQEIYQIGEDIYLNPELGFKEVHTSSLVENYVKKYFPDVVIERFAKTGIKFNIGNKKPLHIAFVAELDAVFAPSHFHANPKTGAAHNCGHYSQVAIILHLFRSLIENEKYEKFDFSMGFVFVPAEEYLDLEFRHKLKDMGEISYLGGKPEAMKLGIFDEYDLAICVHAMGGIFPERSIEINCDLAGFMYKNYKFKGKAAHAGFAPFAGVNAYSISTLFNVALGLARQQIDEKHLVRINPVILESNMGVNVIPNEITVGTDIRAHSVEYMMKLSKDLDNMAKGSAMALGGQVEIENNMGYLPFIQSRYLSNFVRKAYEKFDIIKVCKDENPISAAGDIGDLSFMLPCIQIGYSGFKGTIHGDDFIHDDIEYIFSIFPQFLMKVLEEMNEKIDKTKLYKRTYEEYKKAIDILGGINEK from the coding sequence ATGGATAAATTTCAAGAAATTTATCAGATAGGTGAAGATATATATCTAAATCCTGAATTAGGTTTTAAAGAGGTCCATACCTCTTCTTTAGTGGAAAATTACGTAAAAAAATATTTTCCAGATGTTGTAATAGAAAGGTTTGCAAAGACAGGAATCAAATTTAATATAGGTAATAAAAAACCATTACATATTGCTTTTGTAGCTGAACTAGATGCTGTATTTGCTCCATCGCATTTTCATGCTAATCCTAAAACTGGTGCAGCTCATAACTGTGGGCACTACAGCCAAGTTGCAATTATATTACATCTTTTCAGATCTCTTATAGAGAATGAAAAATATGAAAAGTTTGACTTTTCTATGGGATTTGTTTTTGTTCCTGCTGAGGAATACTTAGATCTAGAATTTAGACACAAGCTTAAAGATATGGGAGAAATATCATATTTAGGTGGAAAACCTGAGGCTATGAAATTGGGAATTTTTGATGAATATGATTTAGCAATTTGTGTTCATGCTATGGGAGGAATTTTTCCTGAAAGAAGTATTGAGATAAATTGTGATCTTGCAGGATTTATGTATAAAAACTATAAATTTAAGGGAAAAGCAGCTCATGCTGGATTTGCTCCTTTTGCTGGAGTAAATGCCTACAGCATATCTACACTTTTTAATGTGGCATTAGGACTTGCAAGACAACAAATTGACGAAAAACATTTAGTTAGAATTAATCCAGTTATATTAGAATCAAATATGGGGGTTAATGTAATTCCAAATGAAATAACTGTAGGAACTGATATAAGGGCACATTCAGTTGAATACATGATGAAATTATCTAAAGATTTAGACAATATGGCTAAAGGTTCTGCTATGGCTTTAGGTGGACAAGTAGAGATAGAAAATAATATGGGGTATCTACCATTTATCCAATCTCGTTATCTTTCAAATTTTGTTAGAAAAGCTTATGAAAAATTTGATATTATAAAAGTTTGCAAAGATGAAAATCCAATAAGTGCAGCTGGAGATATTGGAGATCTATCTTTTATGCTCCCTTGCATTCAAATTGGGTATAGTGGATTTAAAGGAACTATTCATGGAGACGACTTTATCCATGATGATATAGAGTATATATTTTCTATTTTCCCACAATTTTTAATGAAAGTATTAGAAGAAATGAATGAAAAGATTGATAAAACAAAATTATACAAAAGAACTTATGAGGAATATAAGAAAGCAATAGACATTTTAGGAGGAATTAATGAAAAATAA
- a CDS encoding TonB-dependent receptor codes for MRHKLILLALLLGATYTAASQDEFSTKLDETIISQDIFGNSVLDTPKNVTVITAKDIEEQGAQNIEQALKIVPGVAAYNNVGGMEPKISFRGMAPGKEEQNILYLVDGLPYNSTVDTAGVNLNLIPIDSIERIEVVPNSGNILYGEGAVAGIINIITKQGENKKYYGDIGFEAGSYNLRKYKVNVGSQINNKISFNVRYNSKDVKGYRQHDTRNIDYLDLHTKYKFDTGSLTLNFSHAETDYKFPGAIISKNDIKPSTSNTKGKEKLNIYKIKYQQKLTDNLDMNISGDYKDKTYKSIDDKSGKRSTLRDTDSFYITPQFKYSYLDDSYFILGGDFSKGTSKYTYKTSKSTDTKKDSLGISATNTIKYSDFLFTQGIRHQKLKYDVKDNLYPSKGHKKPKTVDQSFDANSYELTGSYIIDDTSSIYLSYNRAFRAPTANEAGLWRADYDVNLQTSDTFEMGTKGAFKNLYWSGAIYQTDTKNEIFYVAYEDGKLGKAFNLPGKNKRKGIEILLEEKFDSLSLRQGFSYVEHKITSGVFKGNKIPGVPNIIYNLGLDYNITENLTFNTNFYYYGSAYATYDFHNSFGKQKGHNETDIALNYKMNNGLTIYGGINNLFDKEFFNAKVDTNNKIKYFYGARRNYYVGLKYNF; via the coding sequence ATGAGACACAAATTAATTCTACTTGCTTTGTTATTAGGTGCAACATATACAGCAGCATCTCAAGATGAATTTTCTACAAAATTAGATGAGACAATAATTTCTCAAGATATTTTTGGAAATTCTGTACTTGATACTCCTAAAAATGTTACTGTTATCACTGCTAAAGATATAGAAGAACAAGGTGCACAAAATATTGAACAAGCTTTAAAAATAGTTCCAGGAGTTGCAGCTTACAACAACGTTGGAGGAATGGAGCCTAAAATTTCTTTTAGGGGAATGGCACCTGGAAAAGAGGAGCAAAATATACTTTATCTTGTAGATGGACTACCTTACAATAGTACTGTAGATACAGCTGGAGTAAATTTAAATCTAATTCCTATCGATTCAATAGAAAGAATAGAAGTTGTTCCAAATAGTGGAAATATTTTATATGGTGAAGGAGCAGTTGCTGGAATTATAAATATTATAACTAAACAGGGAGAAAATAAAAAATACTATGGAGATATAGGATTTGAAGCTGGTTCTTATAATCTAAGAAAATATAAGGTAAATGTTGGTTCTCAAATTAATAATAAGATTTCATTTAACGTGAGATACAATAGTAAAGATGTAAAGGGATATAGACAACACGATACTAGAAATATTGATTATTTAGACCTTCATACTAAATATAAATTTGATACAGGATCACTAACTTTAAATTTTTCTCACGCAGAAACAGATTATAAATTTCCTGGAGCAATTATTTCTAAAAACGATATAAAACCAAGTACAAGTAATACAAAAGGAAAAGAAAAACTTAATATCTATAAAATCAAATATCAACAAAAATTGACAGATAATCTTGATATGAATATTTCGGGAGACTATAAAGATAAAACATATAAATCAATTGATGATAAATCTGGAAAAAGAAGTACTCTAAGAGATACTGACTCTTTCTATATAACTCCACAGTTTAAATATTCATATCTGGACGATTCATACTTTATACTAGGTGGAGATTTTTCAAAGGGAACTTCTAAATATACATATAAAACTAGTAAATCAACAGATACTAAAAAAGATTCCCTAGGTATATCTGCTACAAATACTATTAAATATTCAGACTTTTTATTTACTCAAGGGATAAGACATCAAAAATTAAAATATGATGTAAAAGATAATCTATATCCTTCAAAAGGACATAAAAAACCTAAAACAGTTGATCAATCATTTGATGCCAATTCTTATGAATTAACTGGATCATATATAATAGATGATACAAGCAGTATATACTTATCATACAATAGAGCTTTTAGAGCCCCTACTGCTAATGAAGCAGGACTTTGGAGAGCTGACTATGATGTAAATCTTCAAACTTCTGATACTTTTGAAATGGGTACAAAGGGAGCTTTTAAAAATCTATATTGGTCAGGAGCTATCTATCAAACAGATACTAAAAATGAAATTTTCTATGTGGCATATGAAGATGGTAAGTTAGGTAAAGCTTTTAATCTACCTGGAAAAAATAAAAGAAAAGGTATTGAAATATTATTGGAAGAAAAATTTGACAGTTTAAGTTTAAGACAAGGATTTAGTTATGTTGAACATAAAATCACAAGTGGAGTATTCAAAGGAAATAAAATTCCTGGAGTTCCAAATATAATCTACAATCTTGGACTAGACTATAATATTACAGAAAATTTAACATTTAATACAAATTTCTATTACTATGGAAGTGCCTATGCTACTTATGATTTTCATAACTCTTTTGGAAAACAAAAAGGACACAATGAGACTGATATAGCATTAAACTACAAGATGAATAATGGACTTACTATTTATGGTGGAATTAACAATCTATTTGACAAAGAATTTTTCAATGCAAAAGTAGATACTAATAATAAAATTAAATATTTTTATGGAGCTAGAAGAAACTACTATGTAGGATTAAAATATAACTTCTAA
- a CDS encoding PTS transporter subunit IIC, which yields MDKKGNSKLYNFFNRYFIIGLNGMALGLFCTLILGLIIKQISISMTGDIKFFLIAISAVAMSLTGPVIGMGVAHALQEPKLVILASAANGFLGAFGAALAQGKLIDETGKIIVSGAGDPLGAFIAVVVGAEIGALVSGKTKLDIIITPLVTVVIGALTALVAGPYLLLSMQQLGKFIQIATLMQPFIMGAIVSVIMGMALTLPISSAALSIILGLSGIASGAATVGCSAQMIGFAVISFKVNGWNGLLAQGLGTSMLQVPNIMKKPIMWLPPIIASAILGPLSTIIFKMENNPAGGGMGTSGLVGQLMTWQTMAPTTDHRELLIKIVLLHFILPAIISLIVVNIMKKRNLVKDEDYILLK from the coding sequence GTGGACAAAAAAGGCAATTCAAAACTTTACAATTTTTTTAATCGTTATTTTATTATTGGACTTAATGGAATGGCACTAGGACTCTTTTGTACGTTGATTTTAGGACTTATTATAAAGCAGATATCAATAAGTATGACAGGGGATATAAAATTCTTTTTAATAGCTATTTCAGCTGTAGCAATGTCTCTTACCGGTCCAGTTATTGGAATGGGAGTAGCACATGCACTTCAAGAACCAAAACTTGTTATTTTAGCATCAGCAGCTAATGGATTTTTAGGAGCTTTTGGAGCAGCTTTAGCACAGGGGAAATTAATAGATGAAACAGGAAAAATTATTGTTTCAGGAGCAGGAGATCCCTTAGGTGCATTTATAGCAGTTGTTGTAGGAGCTGAAATAGGAGCATTAGTATCTGGAAAAACAAAACTAGATATAATTATAACTCCGTTAGTGACAGTAGTCATTGGAGCTTTAACAGCATTAGTAGCGGGACCATATCTTTTACTATCAATGCAACAGTTGGGAAAATTTATTCAGATTGCTACATTGATGCAGCCATTTATTATGGGAGCAATAGTTTCAGTAATTATGGGAATGGCACTTACACTTCCAATAAGTTCAGCAGCTCTATCTATTATTTTAGGATTATCAGGAATAGCATCAGGAGCAGCTACAGTAGGTTGTTCGGCTCAAATGATTGGATTTGCAGTAATTAGTTTTAAAGTAAATGGTTGGAATGGACTTTTAGCTCAAGGACTTGGAACTTCTATGCTTCAAGTTCCTAATATTATGAAAAAGCCAATAATGTGGTTGCCACCAATTATAGCTAGTGCAATATTAGGACCACTATCAACTATTATTTTTAAAATGGAAAATAATCCAGCTGGTGGAGGCATGGGAACATCTGGATTAGTAGGTCAACTTATGACATGGCAGACAATGGCACCAACTACTGATCATAGAGAATTACTAATAAAAATTGTACTTTTACATTTTATCTTACCAGCTATTATTTCTTTAATAGTTGTAAATATTATGAAAAAAAGAAATTTAGTTAAAGATGAAGATTATATTTTATTAAAATAA
- a CDS encoding alpha/beta fold hydrolase, whose protein sequence is MFSYVDEGQGEVLVFIHSYLWDKEMWRPQIDFFKDRYRCISIDLFGHGNSPLLDIETDLETIAKDIVLFLENLEITMYTYIGLSVGGMLAPYMYKHDKDRIRKIIMMDTYVGVEPHATQELYFNLLDTIEKTHKIPEPLIEKIAPMFFSPQVDRNSKLYLDFANHLRTLKPENIPTIVKMGYAIFGRYGVLEYLSHIQVPLIFITGECDIPRPFKEAQEMAKLNAHSELYSVKNAGHISNLENSDEVNRILDSII, encoded by the coding sequence ATGTTTTCATATGTTGACGAGGGACAGGGAGAAGTTTTAGTTTTTATACATTCATATTTATGGGATAAGGAGATGTGGAGACCACAAATTGATTTTTTTAAAGATAGATATCGTTGTATTTCGATAGATCTTTTTGGTCATGGAAATTCTCCTCTTTTGGATATAGAAACTGATCTTGAAACTATAGCTAAAGATATTGTTTTATTTTTAGAAAATTTAGAGATAACTATGTATACTTATATAGGACTTTCAGTTGGTGGAATGCTAGCTCCATATATGTATAAACACGACAAAGATAGAATTAGAAAAATTATTATGATGGATACTTATGTTGGAGTAGAGCCTCATGCTACTCAAGAGCTATATTTTAATCTTTTAGATACCATTGAAAAAACTCATAAAATTCCAGAGCCATTAATTGAAAAAATTGCACCTATGTTTTTTTCACCTCAAGTTGATAGAAATTCTAAACTTTACTTAGATTTTGCAAATCATCTAAGAACTTTAAAGCCTGAAAATATTCCGACAATTGTAAAAATGGGATATGCTATTTTTGGAAGATATGGAGTTTTAGAATATCTATCTCATATCCAAGTACCTCTTATTTTTATAACTGGAGAGTGTGATATTCCTCGTCCATTTAAAGAAGCACAAGAGATGGCAAAATTAAATGCTCATTCGGAACTTTACTCAGTTAAAAATGCAGGACACATCTCTAACCTAGAAAATAGTGATGAAGTAAATAGAATATTAGATAGTATTATATAA
- a CDS encoding toxin-antitoxin system YwqK family antitoxin, which produces MKKFTLCLLLLSLFVGCGEQEKKEYFESGEVSVQSFYKGDKKHGKSTEFYESGVVSKKLNYRNGDLSGENVTYYPDGKIKSIINYRDGKKHGEATFYYPDGSLKEKAEYKNGKLYGEDILYYPNGNIEQKSIYKDGKRNGITYAYYSDGKLQGEMEFKDGKRDGKSLWISPTGVLIEKSFYKDDKLDGEFFVYYDNGQVQAKGIYKENLLQGDFTTYDRNGKVLEKTNYENGREVIFK; this is translated from the coding sequence ATGAAAAAGTTTACATTATGTTTATTGCTACTATCACTTTTTGTGGGATGTGGAGAGCAAGAGAAAAAAGAATATTTTGAGTCTGGGGAAGTCAGTGTACAGAGCTTTTATAAGGGAGATAAAAAGCATGGAAAATCTACTGAATTTTATGAAAGCGGTGTAGTGAGCAAAAAATTAAATTATAGAAATGGAGATCTATCTGGAGAAAATGTAACTTATTATCCAGATGGAAAAATAAAATCTATTATTAACTATAGAGATGGTAAAAAACATGGTGAAGCAACATTTTACTATCCAGATGGCAGTTTAAAAGAAAAAGCGGAATATAAAAATGGAAAACTGTATGGAGAAGATATCTTATATTATCCAAATGGAAATATAGAACAAAAAAGTATCTATAAAGATGGCAAAAGAAACGGTATAACTTATGCCTATTATTCAGATGGAAAATTGCAAGGGGAAATGGAATTTAAAGATGGTAAAAGAGATGGAAAATCTTTATGGATATCCCCTACTGGTGTGTTGATAGAAAAAAGTTTTTATAAAGATGATAAGTTAGACGGAGAATTTTTTGTCTATTATGATAATGGTCAAGTGCAAGCTAAAGGAATATATAAAGAAAATCTTTTACAAGGTGACTTTACTACTTATGATAGAAATGGAAAAGTCCTAGAAAAGACAAATTATGAAAATGGACGAGAAGTAATTTTTAAATAA
- a CDS encoding DUF697 domain-containing protein, whose product MLDSRDKKCHAIIHGAATAAGVAGAGLAQIPLADTIPITTIQIGMIIGIGEVFGVKLTEGAAKGLIAGFATSVVGRQMAGLLVGWIPGIGNAIKAGTAGALTEAIGWAAVTHFENLEEDRKKEFKYGEAAAEKQLKEEFCEILTVIGDKHKEQNFVRIASVAISYYISDNIGENIKLLELIFKENIPEELKPEIDKIDRKNPVKTIKEYLVKLGSESLEKLKIFLVSLKDLTDVDKKRTEKIIQIIDSLIKADKIVEKNAPNREERLIAIINILLAD is encoded by the coding sequence ATGTTAGATTCAAGAGATAAAAAATGTCATGCAATTATTCATGGAGCTGCAACAGCAGCAGGAGTAGCAGGAGCAGGGCTGGCACAAATCCCTCTAGCAGATACAATTCCTATTACAACAATACAAATTGGAATGATAATAGGAATAGGAGAGGTATTTGGAGTAAAATTAACAGAGGGAGCAGCAAAAGGTTTGATAGCTGGCTTTGCAACGTCAGTTGTTGGAAGACAAATGGCTGGATTATTAGTTGGTTGGATTCCTGGTATAGGAAATGCTATAAAAGCTGGAACAGCAGGAGCTTTAACAGAGGCTATTGGTTGGGCAGCTGTAACTCATTTTGAAAATTTAGAAGAGGATAGAAAAAAAGAGTTTAAATATGGAGAGGCAGCAGCAGAAAAACAATTAAAAGAGGAATTTTGTGAGATTTTAACAGTTATTGGAGATAAACATAAAGAGCAAAACTTTGTAAGAATAGCTTCAGTTGCCATAAGTTATTATATAAGTGATAATATAGGAGAAAATATAAAATTGTTAGAGCTTATATTTAAAGAGAATATTCCAGAGGAATTAAAGCCAGAAATTGATAAAATCGATAGAAAAAATCCTGTAAAAACAATAAAGGAATATCTTGTGAAATTGGGTAGTGAATCACTAGAAAAATTAAAAATATTTTTAGTTTCATTAAAAGATTTAACAGATGTAGACAAAAAAAGAACAGAAAAAATTATACAAATTATTGATTCATTGATAAAGGCAGATAAGATAGTAGAAAAAAATGCTCCTAATAGAGAGGAAAGATTGATTGCTATTATAAATATTCTTTTAGCTGATTAG
- the udk gene encoding uridine kinase, whose product MEKIMIVGVAGGSASGKTTIIEKLKEHFHDDIEVLCHDYYYKANDSLTMEERKNLNYDHPTAFETDRMISDIKKLKNGEEVYRPEYDYKVHTRSKNTYLVKPKSVIIIDGFLILENKELRDLMDVKIFVDTDADERLMRRLQRDVAERGRTVESILAQYRETVKPMHEEFVEPSKKYADIIIPRGGENKIALDMMIKHITSMVNEK is encoded by the coding sequence ATGGAAAAAATTATGATTGTAGGAGTTGCTGGAGGTTCTGCATCAGGTAAAACAACTATCATAGAAAAACTAAAGGAACATTTTCATGATGATATAGAAGTATTGTGTCATGATTATTATTATAAGGCTAACGACAGTCTAACAATGGAAGAAAGAAAAAATCTGAATTATGATCATCCAACTGCTTTTGAAACTGACAGAATGATATCAGATATTAAAAAATTAAAAAATGGCGAAGAGGTTTATAGACCAGAGTATGACTATAAAGTGCATACTAGATCTAAAAATACATATCTTGTAAAACCAAAATCTGTAATAATAATAGATGGATTTTTAATTCTTGAAAATAAAGAATTAAGAGATCTTATGGATGTTAAAATATTTGTTGATACAGATGCTGACGAAAGACTTATGAGAAGATTACAAAGAGATGTAGCTGAAAGAGGAAGAACTGTTGAATCTATATTAGCTCAATATAGAGAAACTGTAAAACCTATGCATGAAGAATTTGTGGAGCCATCTAAAAAATATGCAGATATTATAATACCAAGAGGTGGAGAAAACAAAATTGCTCTTGATATGATGATAAAGCATATAACATCTATGGTAAATGAAAAATAA
- a CDS encoding FMN-binding protein, translating to MKKLFLLGALLLVSAFTVAQEKIPTWTVQPKQGIVKGDYYKVEERFRQGHLGILEVVKDNGKIIHVEFNELTRPNYYNRFYQNVSKRLSSYNFTMAEKNGAAWIEGVAAAENQMVKEQRLTGNFDIVAGASNSIEQSLIPLAEKLNSQIDKKTNAKYYSIAENFGDGITGFLKVIVDNGKIVECRYDEIFADSQDEIKSATLKKFYRQSKYWSITYDEPSRIGFNVQMDALNDKVVTTQNLLDITGLPATEKSGNYKKSGFTRRNTAWDNYLKLAQKLQVELEKDNVLK from the coding sequence GTGAAAAAATTATTTTTATTAGGTGCATTACTTTTAGTGTCGGCATTTACTGTTGCCCAAGAAAAAATACCTACTTGGACTGTTCAACCTAAACAAGGAATTGTAAAAGGAGACTATTACAAAGTAGAGGAAAGATTTCGTCAGGGACATCTTGGGATTTTAGAGGTTGTAAAAGATAATGGAAAGATTATTCATGTTGAATTTAATGAGCTTACTAGACCAAATTATTACAATCGTTTCTATCAAAATGTATCAAAGAGATTATCTTCATATAACTTTACTATGGCAGAAAAAAATGGAGCAGCTTGGATAGAAGGAGTTGCAGCAGCAGAAAATCAGATGGTTAAGGAGCAACGACTTACTGGAAATTTTGATATTGTAGCAGGAGCTTCAAATAGTATTGAGCAATCATTGATTCCGTTAGCTGAAAAATTAAATTCTCAAATAGATAAAAAGACAAATGCTAAATATTATAGTATTGCAGAGAATTTTGGAGATGGAATAACTGGATTTTTAAAGGTTATAGTGGATAATGGAAAGATTGTAGAATGTAGATATGATGAGATATTTGCAGATAGTCAAGATGAAATAAAATCAGCTACTTTAAAGAAATTTTATAGACAGTCTAAATATTGGAGCATTACTTATGATGAACCATCTCGTATAGGATTTAATGTACAGATGGACGCATTAAACGATAAAGTTGTAACTACACAAAATCTTTTAGATATAACTGGATTACCAGCAACTGAAAAATCTGGAAACTATAAGAAAAGTGGATTTACAAGAAGAAATACTGCTTGGGACAACTATTTAAAATTAGCTCAGAAGTTACAAGTTGAATTAGAAAAAGATAATGTTTTGAAATAG
- a CDS encoding DUF3100 domain-containing protein encodes MKNKNLPYLIIFSVIVVLVAELIGFRAISLGKFKIGLLPLLFALLITMILAIKPLRVGILQKIYTEENVNFAGKYLIIIMLPLMAKYGADVAPKLKDILSIGWIFLIQEVGNVGTVVIGLPIALALGLKRAAIGSTLGLGREGELAYISEKYTLNSDEGRGVLSMYIFGTLFGAIFFSVIAPVFLELGFRIEALSIASGMGSASMMTAASSSLAAVYPEKAETIRAYAAASQLLTSFIGTFTMVFIAVPLQTFMYKRLAGGKKND; translated from the coding sequence ATGAAAAATAAAAACTTGCCATACTTGATTATTTTTTCTGTTATAGTTGTATTAGTAGCAGAACTTATTGGATTTAGAGCTATCTCTTTAGGTAAATTTAAAATAGGACTTTTACCTCTTTTATTTGCTCTTCTTATTACAATGATTTTAGCAATAAAACCTTTAAGAGTTGGAATATTACAAAAGATATATACTGAAGAAAATGTAAATTTTGCTGGTAAATATCTAATCATTATTATGCTACCACTTATGGCAAAATATGGTGCTGATGTTGCTCCTAAACTAAAAGATATTTTATCTATTGGTTGGATATTTCTAATTCAAGAAGTTGGAAATGTTGGAACAGTTGTTATTGGTCTTCCTATCGCTCTTGCTCTTGGACTAAAAAGAGCTGCTATTGGTTCTACATTGGGACTTGGTAGAGAAGGGGAACTTGCATATATTTCTGAAAAATACACTCTAAACTCTGACGAAGGACGTGGAGTACTTTCTATGTATATCTTTGGAACTTTATTTGGAGCAATATTTTTTAGTGTAATAGCTCCTGTATTTTTAGAACTAGGATTTAGAATAGAAGCTCTATCTATTGCCTCTGGTATGGGATCAGCTAGTATGATGACAGCTGCTAGTTCATCTCTTGCTGCTGTGTACCCAGAAAAAGCTGAAACTATTAGAGCTTATGCTGCTGCAAGTCAACTTCTAACAAGTTTTATTGGAACTTTTACTATGGTCTTTATAGCAGTACCACTACAAACTTTCATGTATAAAAGATTAGCTGGAGGAAAGAAAAATGACTAA